Proteins found in one Anaerolineales bacterium genomic segment:
- a CDS encoding GntR family transcriptional regulator, which produces YEFLGTECHRALARGWRTIEAVSADARQARLLATRKGAPLILIQSVSFLSNGRPIEYYFAYHRGDRSRFEVKLVRSRHSRQGGKPAGGRGTRLPSASGELIGME; this is translated from the coding sequence CTATGAGTTTCTCGGAACAGAATGCCACCGGGCGTTGGCCCGCGGCTGGCGCACGATCGAGGCGGTCTCTGCCGATGCGCGCCAGGCGCGCCTGCTCGCCACGCGCAAAGGTGCGCCGCTGATCCTGATACAAAGCGTGAGTTTCCTGTCCAATGGTCGCCCAATTGAATACTACTTCGCCTACCATCGCGGGGATCGGTCGCGCTTCGAGGTCAAACTCGTTCGAAGCCGCCACAGCCGGCAAGGTGGCAAGCCCGCTGGCGGCCGGGGGACACGCCTGCCCTCGGCCAGCGGTGAGTTGATCGGGATGGAGTAG